The DNA window AGCAGGAAGGCCGGCATGCTCACCGCCAGCACCACGAGCAGCAGGCGCAGCCGTCGCAGGGTGGCGGGGACCTCGGCGAGGAGCTCCTCGCCGCGCGTGACCGCCACCTCGCGCAGGCGGCCGGTCAGAGTGGTGGGCTGCCGCATCGCTCGCTCCTCCTCGTCGGCAACGCTGCCGCTCGGCACGTGCCTGGACGTCCAGGTTACACATTCGATTGTAGCTTGTGTTACGTCCACGCGCGAGAAAGGTGATCGGCGCGGGCCATCGGGGTCAGGGCGCCGGTCAGGCGAACCGGACCACGCACGCCAGGCCGGCGACCAGGCAGTAGATCGCGAACGGGGTGAGGGTGCGGGTCGCAAACCACCGGATCAGGAAGCGGACCGAGGCATACGCGGCCACGGCAGCCACCAGGCTGCCGGCCAGGACCTGGCCGCGGCTGCCGTCGCCGTTGGGGCCGAGTAGGTCGGGCAGCTTGTAGACCCCGGCGGCCAGGATCACCGGGGTCGCGAGCAGGAAGGAGAAGCGGGCCGCGTCCTCGTGGTCCAGGCCGCGGAGCAGCCCTGCCACCATGGTGACCCCCGAGCGGCTGATGCCCGCGAAGAACGCCAGGATCTGCGCCGACCCGATCAGCACCGCCTCCCCGAACGCGAGCGTGGCGAGCTGCCGGGACCGGGGCTGGGCGGCACGCGCCAGCCGGCTCGGGGTGACGGGCGAGCCGCCGCCGGGACCGTCGGCGAGGGCCCGCAGGCGCGCGGGGTCGAGCCGGGCCGCCAGGGTTTCCGACCGGTGGGCCCGCCGACGCGGGGCCAGTGACCCCGCGTCGGTCGGTGACCCCGCGTCGGCGAGGTTCGGGGTCAGGGCTGGTGGGCGGCCTGGTAGACACGCTCGGCGTACTCCTCGAGCCGCTCGGCGCAGTGCTTCAGGCGCTGCTCGGCCTCGGCGGCGGAGGGGGCGCCGAACACGTCGCGGACCTTCAGCTCCCGGTACCAGCGGCGCAGCCGCTCGAGGCTCTGCTCCTCCTCGTCGAGCTCAGCCAGGGTGAACTTCTCGATCCGGGTCTCCTTGTCCAGCTCGGCCTCGTACTTGCCGCAGTCGGCGACGAACTCGGTCCACTCGGCCTCCCGGGCGGCGGTGAACAGCCCCTCCAGGCGGGCGGCGTTGGCTTCGTCGCGACCGACGGCGTCCAGCAGCACGACCTCGCCGTCGCCACGCTCGGCCAGCTGCACCGCCCGGTCGAGCCCGCCGGTGAAGGCGGGCGTGGCCGGCACGGCCCAGACGCCCTGGCCGAGCGAGAGCGCGCCGACGCGGCGCAGCTCCCGCCAGACCGCGACCCGGTGGCGGGACGGGTCAGCCGGCAGCCGAACGAGCAACACCGTCCACTGCATGGCGCCTCCTTCCACGCACGCCCGTGGATTGTAGCCGGTGTTACGATTCGCCGGTGTTGAGTGCCCAACCAGCCGCCGGTAACGGCAAGCTGGCTGGCAGCGGGGCCCCGGAGCAAGGAGCACTGCCGATGCGGACCGTTTGGGATGCGCGCCGATGAGCGGGCTGCTCGACACCGCCGCCCGGCTGGCCAGCCCGTGGGCCTACATCGTGCTCGGGCTGCTTGCCGCGGCGGAGTCGGCCGCCTTCGTCGGGCTGGCCGTCCCAGGGGAGACCGCGATGCTGCTCGGGGGGTTCCTCGCCTCCCAGGGGCGCGTGCACCTCGGGGTGATGATGGCGGCAGGGGCGGCTGGCGCCGTGGTCGGCGACTCCATCGGCTACGAGATCGGCCGCCTGTTCGGCGAGCCGCTCAAGCGCAGCCGCCTTGGCCGTAAGGTCGGCGAGGAGCGCTGGGCGAAGGCCGAGGCCTACCTGCGCGCCAAGGGTGGCCGGGCGGTGTTCCTCGGCCGCTTCGTCGGCGTGTTGCGGGCGCTGGTGCCCGCCCTGGCCGGCATGTCCCGCATGCCCTACCGGACCTTCCTGCCGTGGAACCTGGCCGGCGGGGTCATCTGGGCACCCGGATTCGTGCTGCTCGGCTACCTGGCCGGTGGCTCCTACCGGCAGGTCGAGCGGATCGTCGGCCGTGCCAGCCTGCTGCTGCTGCTCGTCGTCGTCGCGGTCGGTGCGCTGGTGGCAGCCGCCCGCTGGGTCGCCCGCCACCCCGAGCGGGTGCGCGCGCTGGTTGACCGGCAGCTTGACCGCCCCTGGGTCAAACGGCTACGGGTGCGCTACCGGCGGCAGCTCGGGTTCCTGGCCCGCCGGCTGCGCCCCGGGGGGGCGCTCGGCCTGTCGCTCACCATCACGGCGGCTGGCCTCGCTGGGGCGGGCTGGGCGTTCGGTGCGGTGCTCCAAGACGTCCTCGCCCGCGACGAGGCCGCCCTCGTCGACGGGCCGGTCTGGCGCTTCTTCGTCGCCCACCGGGAGGCGTGGCTGACCCCGCTGATGCGTGGGGTGACCGACCTGGGCAACGCGGCCGTGCTGACCGGGCTGATCCTGGTCGCTGGGCTGGCCTGGTGGTGGCGCCGGCGCACGTGGCGACCGCTTGGCCTGCTGGCCGGCGCCTACCTGGGCGCCTGGGTGCTGTCGGAAGCGATCAAGGACCTGACCCGCCGGCCCCGCCCGCCCACCGCCCAGGCGATCGGCCACTGGACCGGCTACGCCTTCCCGTCCGGGCACACCAGCAAGGCCACCGCGACCTACGGCATGCTCGCCGCGCTACTCGCCGCGAGCACCCCTCGCTGGAGCCGCAAGGTCGCCTGGTGGACCGCCGCAGTGCTGGTCGCCGGGCTGGTCGGGCTGTCCCGGCTGTACCTGGGCGCGGACTGGCTCAGCGACGTGCTCGGCGGGCTCGCGCTCGGCGCGGCCTGGCTGTTTGGCCTGCTCACCGCCACCCGCACCGTACACGCGCTCCGCGCGGGGACCGGCGACGACCGCCCCGCCCCACCCGCTCCCCGCCCGCCAAGGGAGGGCGAGCTCCCACCCGAGGGCGGCATGCCGGGCGACCCGGGGCAACCCGCGCGGCGCCACCGGGGGAGCGAGTGATGGTCGGGCTCGACCGCTCGGCCGCCGAACTCGTCAACCGGCTCGCCCAGCGCCCGCCGCGGCGACAGCGCGTTCTTATCCGTCCACGCCGCCGTCGCGGCCGCAGGGGCGGGTGATGCAGCACGGCCGCGGCGCGACGACAACCTGACCACCACCGACGATCGAGCGCGACACGAAGGCAACCATCCGCCGGCGCGGTTGGGCCTGGTCAGCGAGCTGCGAGCGGAGTCTGGCTTGGTGATCACCGTGAGCGTCGCCGTATCACCAAATAGCGTGTCCGCTAACAGCTGGATCCAGGCTGGAATGCACACCTCCGAGCAAGGACGTCTAGCGGTTGCCACTGGAGTCTATGGCGAGCTTCTGGAGTTTCTCGGCCGCGGCGGTCCCAGGAGAGGGAGTATAGAGGATGAGGTACAGTGCGCGGCTGTCACCGACGACCTGGAGAACCGTCTGCTTCAGCGCGATGTGGCCGACGGCTGGGTGGTCGACCACTTTCTCGGTCTCCTGCACCCGCTCGACGTCGTAACGGGACCACCATTCGGCAAACTCCGGACTGCGCTCCTTGAGCCGCCCGACGAACTGACCAAACCAGGGGTCGTCGACGACGTGGCGGGAGGCGTCGCGGAATTGTGCGAGCAGAAGCTTGGCATGACGCTCCCAGTCCACCAGCAGATAACGAGAGTCATCCGTGAAGATGAGCCACAGGAGGTTGCGCTCCTCCGCTGGCACTGCAGCAAGATCGTCAGAGATGCCGAAGACATTGATCGCCGCGTGGTTCCACGCCAGCAGGTTGAGGCGAGCATCGATGAGGTATCCAGGATTGTCGCCCTGGGCGTCGAGGACATCCTGCAGCGTGGAACTGACGGTCTCCGTGCGTGCGGGTTCGACACCCAAGGTGTCCCCACGCGACAAGGTGAAGACATACTCTCGCTGCGCCGCAGTGAGCTGCAGCGCCTTCGCGACGCGGCCCAGTGCCTTCGAGGAGAGCTGCACGTCCTTGCCCTGCTCAAGCCGTGTGTACCAGCTCACGCTGATCCCAGCCAGCTGCGCGACCTCGTCGCGCCGCAGCCCAGGCGTTCGTCGGCGGTTGACTCCCTCAGGGAGTCTGACGTCCTCGGGCCGCAGCGCCTCACGTCGGGCGCGGAGGAACCCACCCAGCTCTTGGCGTTGCTCCTTGCCTGGCACGGCTTGCTCCTGAGGCGGCGGAGGAGCTGAGCCTAGCACTTCTTCTCCTAGGCGAATGAATCTCTCGCTACCAGGAGGGGTGGCGCGCTAGCGTCACGGCCGGCCTTGCATCGCGATCTGGGGGGGACGATGCACAGGCCGTCCGACGGAGGGGGCGGCTCCATCTGGAGCCGCCCCCTCCGCACCCGCCGGGATGGGTCAGACCCGGATCGCGCCGGGGCCGAGGTGGACGCCGGGGGCGACCCGGAGGCCGCCGGCGAGGACGTTGCCGTCCTCGATGACGACCCGGTCGCCGAGGATGGTGCCGTCGCTCACGACCGCGCCCGAGCCGACCACGACCTCGCTGCCCACGATGGAGTCGGAGACCTTGGCCCCCGGCTCCAGGCGGGCGCCCTCCAGCAGCACCGAGCGCTCCAGGCGGGCGCCCCCGGCGACCACCGAGCCGGGGCCGAGGACCGAGGGGCCGAACACCCGGGCCTCGTCCTCGATGCAGGCGCCCACGCCGACCATGACGGGGCCGCGGAGCACGGCGCCCTCCCCGATGCTGGCCCCGTCGGCGACGTACTGGTTGCGCCGCCGCTCCTGGACGTTGATGGGCAGGTGCAGCCGTCCTTCCAGCAGGTCGGCCTGGGCTTGCAGGTAGGCGATGGGGGTGCCCAGGTCCTTCCAGTAGCCGTGCAGCTCGAAGCCGTAGACGGGCGCGCCCGACGCGAGCAGGTTGGGGAACAGGTTGCGCTCGAACGACGACGGCTGCCCTTCGGGCACGTGCTCGAGGACCTCGGGCTCGAGCACGTACACGCCGGCGTTGATGAGGTCGGTCACCCAGCGGTCCTCGTCCGGGCCCGGCTTCTCGAGGAAGGCCTCCACGCGGTCGCCGGCGCCGACCGGGACGAGCCCGAAGGCGCTCGGGTCGGGCACGCGCACCAGCGCAAGGGTGGCCGCAGCCTTGCGCTCGGCGTGCAGCGCGACCAGGCGGCCGAAGTCGAGGTCGACCAGGATGTCGCCGTTCAGCACCAGGAAGGTGTCGTCCAGCAGGTGGGAGAGCCGTTTCACAGCGCCCGACGTGCCCATCGGGGTGTCCTCGCTGGACAGCACGACCTCGATCCCGGACTTGCGCGCCATCGGGATCAGCTCGTCGAACGCCTGCGGCAGGTACATCGTGGAAAGGACGACCTCGGTGAACCCGGCCCCGCCGAGCTGCCGCAGGTTGTGCAGCAGGAACGGCTCGTTGGCGAACGGGATCAGCGGCTTGGGCCGGGTGCTGGTCAGGGGGCGGAGGCGGGTGCCGAAGCCCCCGGCGAGGATGACGGCTTGCACGGATGGCGCTCCTGGGACGGGGTCGGGGACCGGGCCGTTCGGCCCGGCTTCGTGACCGGGCCGTTCGGCCCGGCTTGGGGACCGGGCCGTTCGGCCCGGTCACGGCAGTCTACGGTGCCCGGCTGCGCTCGCGGGCGTCGGCGCGCGCCGCGGCGGCCCGCCGGTAGGCGTCGGCGGTCAGGGCCGCGCAGCGCTCCCAGGTCTGGGCCGCGGCCCGGGCCCGGCCCTTCCTGACCAGGCGAGCCCGGGCCGCCGGGTCGCCCAGGAGCCGGGTCATGGCGGCCGCGAGCAGGTCGGGCTCGCCCGGGTCGACGAGCAGCGCCCCGTCCCCGGCCACCTCCGGCAGCGACCCGCCGGTGGTGGTGACCACGGGGGCGCCGCAGGCCATGGCCTCGAGCACGGGCAGGCCGAAGCCCTCGTAGCGGCTCGGGTAGACGAACAGGTCGGCGCCGGTGAACAGGGCCGCCTTGTCCGCCTCTGGGACGTAGCCGGGCAGCAGGACCCGGCCGGCCACGCCGCTGGTCTCGACCGCCTCGGCCAGCGCGCCCGAGCCCCACCCGGCCAGCCCGGCCAGCACCAGCGTGTGCGGCACCTCGCCGGCCAGCGAGGCGAACGCGCGCACCAGGGTGGGCAGGTCCTTGCGGGGCTCGAGCGTGCCCAGCCCGAGCAGGTACGGGCCGTGCAGGCCGAGGCGGGTGCGCAGGTCCTGGACGGCCCCCTCGGGGGCCGGGGTCAGGTCGGTGCCGAGCGGGGTGACGTCGATCCGCTCGGGGGGGACGCCGAGGTGGCGGGTGGCGTCGCGGGCGGTGGCGGCCGAGACGCACAGGACCCGCTCGGCCACGGCGACCGCATGGCGCATGGCCCGGCGGAAGTACCAGACCTTGCTCGGCTCGTGCCACTCGGCGTGGGTGACCAGGGTGAGGTCGTGGATGGTCACGACCTGGGCGAGGTCGTCTGAGGCGCGCGAGGCCATCGTGGCCCGAAGGGGCAGCTCGTAGTGGACGCCGTGCAGCACCTGGGCCCCGGCCGCCCTGGCCGCCCGGCCGGCGGCCAGCCGGGACCAGGCGATGCGCGCGGGCCGGCCGGACCGGGCCGCCGCCACCTCGTGCAGCCGCAGCCCGGGTGCGGCCAGCAGGTCGGCCGACCCTGGGGCGGCGAACACGTCGAGGTCGAGGTCGCCCCGCTTGGCCAGCGCGGCGAGCAGGCGGCTGGTGTAGACCCCGGCACCGGTGAGCCGGGCCGGCACGGCGGTGGCGTCGACCGTGACCCGCAAGGCCGCCGGGCTCACCGGCGCTCCCCGCTCGCGCGCACGGCTCCTGCTGCGCCTGCCGGGCTCAGCGGCGCTCCCCCGCTGGCGCGCACGGCTCCTGCTGCGCGAGCCGGGCTCACCGGGCCGCCTCCTGGTAGGCGGCCCAGGTGGCCGCGGCCGTGGCCGGCCAGGTGAAGCGCTCGGCCCGGGCCCGGCCGGCGCGGGCGAGCCGGGCCCGCAGGGCGGCGTCGTCGACCAGGCGGACGAGCCCCTTGGCGATGGCGCCTTCGTCGAGCGGGTCGACCAGCAGGGCGGCGTCCCCGGCCACCTCGGGCAGGCTCGACCGGTCGCTGGTCAGCACCGGCGTACCGTGGAGCATGGCCTCGACCACGGGCAGGCCGAACCCTTCGTACAGGCTCGGGTAGGCCAGGGCGTCGGCCATGGCGTACAGGCCGTGCAGCACGGCGTCGTCGACCGCCCCGGCCATCTTCACCCGGACCGAGTCGTAGGTCGGCCGCAGCTCCGGCCCCCACCCCACCGGACCGGCCACGACCAGGTAGTGGTCGGGCAGTTCGTCGGCTGCGGACGCGAACGCGGCCAGCAGCCGGAGCAGGTTCTTGCGCGGCTCGAGGGTGCCCACCGCGAGCAGGTACGGGCCGGCCACGCCCAGCTCGGCGAGCAGGCGCCGGGCCGCCCCGGGGTCGTGCGCAGGCAGCTCAGCCCCCAGCGGGGTGACGGTCACCCGGCCGGGCTCCAGCCCGTAGAGGTCGGCGAGGTCGCGGGCGGTGGCCGCCGAGGGCACCAGGATCTGGGCCGCCTCGGCCACCGCGATCGCCGCCGCGCGCTCGTGGAAGCGGCGGCCGGAGGCCGGGTACGCCTCCGGGTAGTGGCGGAAGGCGAGGTCGTGGACGGTCGCGACCAGCCTCCGGCCGCCGGTGGGTGGGATCGCCGCGCTGGTCGCGTGGACGAGGTCGACCGACCCGAGCAGCCCCGCGGGCAGGGCGGGCCGGCGCAGGCCGACCCAGGTCCGGGTCGCGACCCGGCCGGGGACCCGCAGCGCCACGGTGACCTCCGGGTCGAGCCCGGCCGCGACCAGCCGCTGGGGCGGGTGCCGCCCCACGATCCAGCGCACCCGCCCGCGCTCGCGCCTGGCCACGTCTGGCAGGTGCCGGGTCAGCGCCCGCACGTAGCGGCCAACCCCCCCTGGCACCGGCGCGAAGAGCTGCTCGGCCACGACCGCGACGCCGAGGCCGGCCCGGGAGGCGCTCACGGACGCCCGCCCACCGCGCGCACGGCCCCGGGTCCGCCCGCACGCGTCACGGCGCACGCCCCGCACGCCAGCCCCCTGGTGCCCCCGCCCGCCGGCCTCACCGGAGCTCCTGGGCGCGCTGGTAGGCGCCGAGGGTGGCTGCCGCGCACGCCGGCCAGGTGAACGCGGCCGCGCGGGCGCGGCGGGCGGCGCGGGCGGCGTCGCCGCCGTCGTCCTTCAGGGTCGCGGCGAGGGCGGCGGCCAGGGCGGCGGCGTCGCCGGCGGGGACGAGGTCGGCGTCGGCCCCGAGCACCTCCCGCAGGGCGGGCAGGTCGGAGGCGACCACCGGCGTCCCGCAGGCCAGCGCCTGCAGCGGGGGCAGGCCGAAGCCCTCGTAGCGGGAGGGGAGCACCATGACCGCCGCGCCTGCGGTGAGGCTGGCCAGCTCCTCCTCGGGGAGGTAGCCGGGCATGTGCAGCGCGCCGTCGGGCAGTCCGGCCAGGTCGACGGCGGCCCCCCACCCAGGCGGCCCGGCCAGCACCAGCGGCGGGGCGCCCGGCTGGTCGGCGAGCAGCTCCCGGTAGGCGGCGAGCAGCACGTCGA is part of the Actinomycetes bacterium genome and encodes:
- a CDS encoding glycosyltransferase family 1 protein, whose amino-acid sequence is MSASRAGLGVAVVAEQLFAPVPGGVGRYVRALTRHLPDVARRERGRVRWIVGRHPPQRLVAAGLDPEVTVALRVPGRVATRTWVGLRRPALPAGLLGSVDLVHATSAAIPPTGGRRLVATVHDLAFRHYPEAYPASGRRFHERAAAIAVAEAAQILVPSAATARDLADLYGLEPGRVTVTPLGAELPAHDPGAARRLLAELGVAGPYLLAVGTLEPRKNLLRLLAAFASAADELPDHYLVVAGPVGWGPELRPTYDSVRVKMAGAVDDAVLHGLYAMADALAYPSLYEGFGLPVVEAMLHGTPVLTSDRSSLPEVAGDAALLVDPLDEGAIAKGLVRLVDDAALRARLARAGRARAERFTWPATAAATWAAYQEAAR
- a CDS encoding Chromate resistance protein ChrB codes for the protein MQWTVLLVRLPADPSRHRVAVWRELRRVGALSLGQGVWAVPATPAFTGGLDRAVQLAERGDGEVVLLDAVGRDEANAARLEGLFTAAREAEWTEFVADCGKYEAELDKETRIEKFTLAELDEEEQSLERLRRWYRELKVRDVFGAPSAAEAEQRLKHCAERLEEYAERVYQAAHQP
- a CDS encoding glycosyltransferase family 1 protein → MSPAALRVTVDATAVPARLTGAGVYTSRLLAALAKRGDLDLDVFAAPGSADLLAAPGLRLHEVAAARSGRPARIAWSRLAAGRAARAAGAQVLHGVHYELPLRATMASRASDDLAQVVTIHDLTLVTHAEWHEPSKVWYFRRAMRHAVAVAERVLCVSAATARDATRHLGVPPERIDVTPLGTDLTPAPEGAVQDLRTRLGLHGPYLLGLGTLEPRKDLPTLVRAFASLAGEVPHTLVLAGLAGWGSGALAEAVETSGVAGRVLLPGYVPEADKAALFTGADLFVYPSRYEGFGLPVLEAMACGAPVVTTTGGSLPEVAGDGALLVDPGEPDLLAAAMTRLLGDPAARARLVRKGRARAAAQTWERCAALTADAYRRAAAARADARERSRAP
- a CDS encoding NDP-sugar synthase, with amino-acid sequence MQAVILAGGFGTRLRPLTSTRPKPLIPFANEPFLLHNLRQLGGAGFTEVVLSTMYLPQAFDELIPMARKSGIEVVLSSEDTPMGTSGAVKRLSHLLDDTFLVLNGDILVDLDFGRLVALHAERKAAATLALVRVPDPSAFGLVPVGAGDRVEAFLEKPGPDEDRWVTDLINAGVYVLEPEVLEHVPEGQPSSFERNLFPNLLASGAPVYGFELHGYWKDLGTPIAYLQAQADLLEGRLHLPINVQERRRNQYVADGASIGEGAVLRGPVMVGVGACIEDEARVFGPSVLGPGSVVAGGARLERSVLLEGARLEPGAKVSDSIVGSEVVVGSGAVVSDGTILGDRVVIEDGNVLAGGLRVAPGVHLGPGAIRV
- a CDS encoding helix-turn-helix transcriptional regulator translates to MPGKEQRQELGGFLRARREALRPEDVRLPEGVNRRRTPGLRRDEVAQLAGISVSWYTRLEQGKDVQLSSKALGRVAKALQLTAAQREYVFTLSRGDTLGVEPARTETVSSTLQDVLDAQGDNPGYLIDARLNLLAWNHAAINVFGISDDLAAVPAEERNLLWLIFTDDSRYLLVDWERHAKLLLAQFRDASRHVVDDPWFGQFVGRLKERSPEFAEWWSRYDVERVQETEKVVDHPAVGHIALKQTVLQVVGDSRALYLILYTPSPGTAAAEKLQKLAIDSSGNR
- a CDS encoding bifunctional DedA family/phosphatase PAP2 family protein, encoding MSGLLDTAARLASPWAYIVLGLLAAAESAAFVGLAVPGETAMLLGGFLASQGRVHLGVMMAAGAAGAVVGDSIGYEIGRLFGEPLKRSRLGRKVGEERWAKAEAYLRAKGGRAVFLGRFVGVLRALVPALAGMSRMPYRTFLPWNLAGGVIWAPGFVLLGYLAGGSYRQVERIVGRASLLLLLVVVAVGALVAAARWVARHPERVRALVDRQLDRPWVKRLRVRYRRQLGFLARRLRPGGALGLSLTITAAGLAGAGWAFGAVLQDVLARDEAALVDGPVWRFFVAHREAWLTPLMRGVTDLGNAAVLTGLILVAGLAWWWRRRTWRPLGLLAGAYLGAWVLSEAIKDLTRRPRPPTAQAIGHWTGYAFPSGHTSKATATYGMLAALLAASTPRWSRKVAWWTAAVLVAGLVGLSRLYLGADWLSDVLGGLALGAAWLFGLLTATRTVHALRAGTGDDRPAPPAPRPPREGELPPEGGMPGDPGQPARRHRGSE